In Candidatus Hydrogenedentota bacterium, the following proteins share a genomic window:
- a CDS encoding carbon-nitrogen hydrolase family protein produces the protein MRTIRIAGIQMNVSSSKKDNLPRILGYIRQGDCDFLLFPEMSLTGYHNNFNEERTKDAWKQIAAACRQSYVTAIIGTGVIIDGKNCIQSRIYTDEGQLLGTHEKIVPTEADRKWCVPGEELRVFNYKDCSFGCLIGNDLWVAPGKGPYPDPRLSFQLGKKGAQIIFHSMATGTDSAYAAYYQSNLALRARESNVFIVTANTAVESGQLNMPSGIMSPEGKWLIQSKRSDEFRYTYDLEIE, from the coding sequence ATGAGAACAATACGTATCGCCGGCATCCAAATGAATGTGTCTTCTAGCAAGAAAGACAATCTGCCTCGTATTCTCGGCTATATCCGACAGGGTGATTGTGATTTCCTTCTTTTTCCTGAAATGAGTTTGACAGGGTACCACAACAACTTTAATGAAGAGCGCACCAAAGACGCGTGGAAACAAATTGCCGCTGCCTGCCGCCAAAGCTATGTGACCGCCATTATCGGAACCGGCGTCATTATTGACGGAAAAAACTGCATCCAATCGCGTATTTACACCGATGAAGGACAATTGTTGGGCACCCATGAAAAAATTGTTCCCACCGAAGCCGACCGTAAATGGTGTGTTCCCGGCGAAGAACTACGCGTCTTCAACTATAAAGACTGCTCCTTCGGCTGTCTCATTGGCAATGATCTTTGGGTCGCCCCGGGCAAAGGTCCTTACCCTGATCCTCGCCTGAGTTTCCAACTGGGTAAAAAAGGCGCGCAGATCATCTTTCATAGCATGGCTACCGGTACCGATTCCGCCTATGCAGCCTATTACCAATCTAATCTTGCGCTCCGCGCCCGCGAAAGTAATGTATTTATCGTTACCGCCAACACAGCCGTTGAATCCGGACAGCTTAATATGCCCAGCGGCATCATGTCGCCGGAAGGAAAATGGCTTATCCAATCAAAGCGCAGCGACGAATTCCGCTACACCTATGACTTGGAAATAGAATAA